In Oryza sativa Japonica Group chromosome 3, ASM3414082v1, one DNA window encodes the following:
- the LOC4333585 gene encoding dimethylnonatriene synthase produces the protein MELAPALSLSMAMSSWVATIVTLLIGVAVASLRGRQRRTKARLNLPPGPRGWPVFGSLGALAGALPPHRALAALAARHGPLMHLRLGSFDAVVASSAGAARLVLKTHDAAFADRARTAAGELVAYNYKGIVHTPYGAYWRMARKLCATELFSPRRVDSYERIRAEEIGALARDLFGRAGRAVAVRERLASATLRNILRMSVGDKWSGVYGSADGEAFRRTLDEAFEVSGAVSNVGEWVSLLGWLDVQGFRRRMKRLSKMYDRFLEQILHEHEASMAAAGDGGQPAAAACDLVDVLLQLSGEEEEGSAGAGADSEARLTRDGVKAFILDIIAGGTESSAVAMEWAMAELLRRPDAMAAATDELDRVVGTARWVTERDIPDLPYVDAVVKEALRLHPVGPLLVPHHAMEDTVVAGGYVVPAGARVLVNAWAIARDPASWPDRPDAFLPERFLPGGGAAAAGLDVRGQHYELLPFGSGRRVCPATNLAMKMVALGVASLVQGFAWRLPDGVAAEDVSMEELVGLSTRRKVPLVAVAEPRLPAHLYAGTAA, from the coding sequence ATGGAGCTCGCACCAGCGCTCTCGTTGAGCATGGCCATGTCTTCGTGGGTCGCCACCATCGTCACCCTCCTCATCGGCGTCGCCGTGGCTTCGTTGCGTGGCCGCCAGCGCCGGACGAAGGCGCGGCTGAACCTCCCGCCGGGGCCGCGCGGGTGGCCGGTGTTCGGCAGCCTCGGCGCCCTGGCGGGCGCGctcccgccgcaccgcgccctGGCGGCGCTCGCGGCGCGCCACGGCCCGCTCATGCACCTCCGGCTGGGCTCGTTCGACGCCGtggtcgcctcctccgccggcgccgccaggcTCGTCCTCAAGACCCACGACGCCGCCTTCGCCGACCgcgcgcgcaccgccgccggcgagctcgtcgcGTACAACTACAAGGGGATCGTGCACACCCCGTACGGCGCCTACTGGCGCATGGCGCGCAAGCTCTGCGCCACCGAGCTCTTCTCCCCGCGCCGCGTCGACTCCTACGAGCGCATCCGCGCGGAGGAGATCGGGGCGCTCGCCCGCGACCTGttcggccgcgccggccgcgccgtcgccgtgcggGAGCGCCTCGCGAGCGCGACGCTGCGGAACATCCTCCGCATGTCGGTCGGCGACAAGTGGTCGGGCGTCTACGGCAGCGCCGACGGCGAGGCGTTCCGGCGCACGCTCGACGAGGCGTTCGAGGTGTCCGGCGCGGTGAGCAACGTCGGCGAGTGGGTCTCCTTGCTGGGGTGGCTCGACGTGCAGGGGTTTCGCCGGAGGATGAAGCGGCTGAGCAAGATGTACGACCGGTTCCTCGAGCAGATCCTTCACGAGCACGAGGCGAGCATGGCGGCCGCCGGTGACGGCGGccagcccgcggcggcggcgtgcgaccTCGTCGACGTACTTCTGCAActctccggcgaggaggaggagggcagcgcgggcgcgggcgcggactCGGAGGCGAGGCTGACGCGCGACGGCGTGAAGGCGTTCATCCTGGACATCATCGCCGGCGGCACGGAGAGCAGCGCGGTGGCGATGGAGTGGGCGATGGcggagctcctccgccgccccgacgccatggccgccgccaccgacgagcTCGACCGCGTGGTCGGGACGGCGCGGTGGGTGACGGAGCGCGACATCCCCGACCTCCCCTACGTCGACGCCGTCGTGAAGGAGGCGCTGCGGCTGCACCCGGTGGGCCCGCTGCTAGTCCCGCACCACGCCATGGAGGAcacggtggtcgccggcggctaCGTCGTccccgccggcgcgcgcgtgctGGTGAACGCGTGGGCCATCGCGCGCGACCCGGCGTCGTGGCCCGACCGCCCCGATGCGTTCCTGCCAGAGCGcttcctccccggcggcggcgccgccgccgccggattggACGTGCGCGGGCAGCACTACGAGCTGCTGCCGTTCGGGTCGGGGCGGCGGGTCTGCCCGGCGACGAACCTGGCGATGAAGATGGTGGCGCTGGGCGTGGCGAGCTTGGTGCAGGGGTTCGCGTGGCGGCTGCcggacggcgtggcggcggaggacgtgAGCATGGAGGAGCTGGTCGGGCTGTCCACGCGCCGGAAGGtgccgctcgtcgccgtcgccgagcccagGCTGCCGGCGCATCTCTACGCCGGCACCGCCGCATga
- the LOC107278674 gene encoding uncharacterized protein, producing the protein MAGGRSSSSSRHHHGHHHHHHHHRRHRSETSCPPTSVAVAAARAGDAHAPDHPLRRSQAFPPRRQPPHQQQQQQQRMQPQRWDSEQVRQPRCGEVAGGTAAGCAAVCCCLPCAVVEVVVLATVRAPAALCRRAVRGRRGGRGTRRSASAGQAGEIYELLVDEGGAVDSGEKKAPVVWPVAAITAAAVPSEEAGELEKEVWARFYGAGFWRSPSQLSDHMR; encoded by the coding sequence atggccggcggccggtcctcgtcgtcgagcaggcaccaccacggccaccaccaccaccaccaccaccaccgccgccaccgctccgagACCTCCTGCCCGCCGACCTCGgtggccgtcgcggcggcgagggccggCGACGCGCACGCGCCGGACCACCCGCTGAGGCGGTCGCAGGCgttcccgccgcgccgccagccgccgcaccagcagcagcagcagcagcagcgcatgCAGCCCCAGCGGTGGGACAGCGAGCAGGTGAGGCAGCCGCGGTGCGGCGAGGTGGCGGGGGGCACCGCGGCGGGGTGCGCCGCCGTCTGCTGCTGCCTGCCGTGCGCGGTGGTGGAGGTCGTGGTGCTCGCCACGgtgcgcgcgccggcggcgctgtgccgccgcgccgtccgcgggcgccgcggcggccgcggcaccaggcggtcggcgtcggcggggcAGGCCGGGGAGATCTACGAGCTCCTCGTGGACGAAGGCGGCGCGGTCGATTCCGGCGAGAAGAAGGCGCCCGTGGTGTGGCCCGTGGCGGCGatcacggcggcggccgtcccgTCGGAGGAGGCGGGCGAGCTGGAGAAGGAGGTGTGGGCTAGGTTCTACGGCGCCGGCTTCTGGAGGAGCCCGTCGCAGCTGAGCGACCACATGAGGTGA